Proteins encoded together in one Camelina sativa cultivar DH55 chromosome 9, Cs, whole genome shotgun sequence window:
- the LOC104712433 gene encoding F-box protein At3g57580-like, whose protein sequence is MERGKNTVSLPTDLILEIFTRLPSKSVARFRTLSKHWASTLHSPDFKKLFLTRSSARPRLLFAVERYRYNEWFFFSSPQPQNRYETSLPLEYHTKFEGDVCQYICSYASGLIYFPFVRIIDKEKPLICNPITGMYDDLPIRGCSRSRGFLGFDPIDEQFKVLDFHSVLTVESGEPEWRDTEDVSVDLYHLYHRCSNAGICINGVLYYLAQTYIEPSFVIVSFDVRSEKLEFIDASCLNDHVEHPSELSLVNSQGKLGVINCKCADAGGIELCMWVLEDVKTQEWVKCVYTLPQNEVLDSCEFKVAGVAATGEIVLCMKYTCDPYYAFYFNPVKNTLQCVEIQGFGAKFDATVEKRGVVYGIVDYVEDLNLNDAEQLKSSISQIKSLCSCCQKGGQHNHNIEEEV, encoded by the coding sequence ATGGAAAGAGGGAAAAACACGGTATCGCTTCCAACTGATCTGATCCTCGAGATATTTACGAGATTGCCGTCGAAGTCAGTAGCTAGGTTTCGTACCCTGTCGAAGCACTGGGCGTCTACGCTTCACAGTCCGGATTTCAAGAAGTTGTTTCTGACCAGGTCCTCGGCTCGTCCCCGTCTCTTGTTTGCTGTCGAAAGATATCGGTATAACGAGTGGTTCTTCTTCTCGTCGCCTCAGCCACAGAACCGATATGAGACGTCGCTTCCTTTAGAATACCATACCAAGTTCGAAGGAGACGTTTGCCAATACATTTGTAGCTATGCCTCAGGTTTGATCTATTTCCCTTTTGTGCGGATCATTGATAAGGAGAAGCCTTTGATTTGTAACCCTATCACCGGAATGTATGATGACTTACCAATCAGGGGGTGCAGTAGGTCTCGaggatttttagggtttgatccCATTGATGAGCAATTCAAGGTTTTGGATTTTCATAGCGTTCTAACTGTAGAATCTGGAGAACCCGAGTGGAGGGATACGGAGGATGTCTCTGTTGATCTGTATCATCTGTATCATCGTTGTTCCAATGCagggatatgcatcaatggggttttgtattactTAGCTCAAACGTATATTGAACCGTCTTTTGTGATAGTtagctttgatgttaggtctgagaaGTTAGAGTTTATTGACGCATCATGCCTTAATGATCATGTAGAGCATCCTAGTGAATTGAGTTTGGTCAACTCTCAGGGTAAATTAGGTGTGATTAACTGCAAATGTGCTGACGCTGGTGGAATTGAGTTGTGtatgtgggttctagaggatgTCAAGACACAGGAATGGGTTAAATGTGTCTACACTCTGCCGCAGAATGAAGTCCTTGATTCCTGCGAATTTAAAGTTGCTGGAGTGGCGGCTACAGGTGAAATTGTTCTGTGTATGAAGTATACATGTGACCCATACTATGCATTCTACTTCAATCCCGTAAAGAACACTCTCCAATGTGTTGAAATCCAAGGTTTTGGAGCTAAGTTTGATGCAACAGTTGAGAAACGTGGTGTAGTTTATGGCATTGTTGACTATGTAGAGGATCTTAATCTTAACGATGCAGAGCAACTCAAGTCAAGCATTTCTCAAATCAAGAGTCTCTGCTCATGCTGTCAAAAGGGAGGGCAGCATAACCACAACATCGAAGAAGAGGTATGA
- the LOC104715746 gene encoding F-box protein At3g57580-like, producing MERGRNMEPLPTDLILEIFTRLPSKSVARFRTLSKHWASTLRSPDFKKQFLARSSARPRLLFAVERYQYNEWFFFLSPQPQNRRYEKSLPLDYHTKFRGDVSRYICSYASGLIYFPFVRIIEEEAPLICNPITGMYEVLAVRKYSRSRGFLGFDTIDKQFKVLDFYSILTVGGSGEVNWRTQNVSCDLWYHRCSTAGICINGVLYYLAKTFIEPSFVVVRFDVKSEEFEFIDAACLNDHLEHPSELSLVNFKGKLGMISCNVADACGRRTVELCMWVLEDVETQEWVKYVYTLPHNEILGSCEFKVAGVTVTGDIVLCMKHTCKPYYVFYFNPEKNTLQSVEIHGFGAELESVEDRGEVYAFVDHVEDLSVDDGLQLKSSVSHIKTLCSCCKKVVQHNNIEEKV from the coding sequence ATGGAAAGAGGAAGAAACATGGAACCGCTCCCAACTGATCTGATCCTGGAGATATTTACGAGATTACCGTCGAAGTCAGTCGCTAGGTTTCGTACCCTGTCGAAGCACTGGGCGTCTACGCTTCGCAGCCCGGATTTCAAGAAGCAGTTCCTGGCCAGGTCCTCGGCTCGTCCTCGACTCTTGTTTGCGGTCGAACGATATCAATATAACGagtggttcttcttcttgtcgcCTCAGCCACAGAACCGCCGGTATGAGAAGTCGCTTCCTTTAGATTATCATACCAAGTTCAGAGGAGACGTAAGCCGATACATTTGTAGCTATGCCTCAGGTTTGATCTATTTCCCTTTTGTACGAATCATTGAGGAGGAGGCACCTTTGATTTGTAACCCTATCACCGGAATGTATGAGGTCTTAGCAGTCAGGAAGTACAGCAGGTCTCGAGGCTTTTTAGGATTTGATACCATTGATAAGCAATTCaaggttttggatttttatagCATTCTAACAGTAGGAGGATCTGGAGAAGTCAACTGGAGGACTCAGAATGTCTCTTGTGATCTGTGGTATCATCGTTGTTCGACTGCagggatatgcatcaatggggttttgtattactTAGCTAAAACATTTATTGAACCATCTTTTGTGGTAGTTCGCTTTGATGTTAAGTCTGAGGAGTTCGAGTTTATTGACGCAGCATGCCTTAATGATCATCTAGAACATCCTAGTGAACTGAGTTTGGTCAACTTTAAGGGTAAATTAGGTATGATTAGTTGCAATGTTGCTGATGCTTGTGGAAGACGTACCGTTGAGTTGTGtatgtgggttctagaggatgTTGAAACACAAGAATGGGTGAAATATGTCTACACTCTGCCACATAATGAAATCCTTGGTTCCTGCGAATTTAAAGTTGCTGGAGTGACTGTTACTGGTGATATTGTTTTGTGTATGAAACATACATGTAAGCCGTACTATGTGTTCTACTTCAACCCTGAAAAGAACACTCTCCAAAGTGTTGAAATCCATGGTTTTGGCGCTGAGCTTGAATCGGTTGAGGATCGTGGTGAAGTTTATGCCTTTGTAGACCATGTCGAGGATCTTAGCGTTGACGATGGACTGCAACTCAAGTCAAGCGTTTCTCATATCAAGACTCTCTGCTCCTGCTGTAAAAAGGTAGTGCAGCATAACAACATCGAGGAAAAGGTATGA
- the LOC104712434 gene encoding F-box protein At3g57580-like, producing the protein MERGKNMESLPIDLILEIFTRLPSKSVARFRTLSKHWASTLRSRDFKKLFLARSSARPRLLFAVERYQHNEWIFFSSPQRYEKSLPLDYHTKVSGDVSSFVCSYASGLIYIPFVRIIEKDTPLICNPITGMYEGYEVRKYSKSHGFLGFDPIDEQFKVLDQNSILTIGSGEVNWRTKKVSCDRFRLFDRCSAAGICINGVLYYLAITYGLRSFVIVRFDVRSEEFNITDAACFNDHLEHPSGLSLVNSNGKLGVVNCNFADAGGRRTVELCMSVLEDVETQEWVKYVYTLPQNEVLESCEFKVAGVAAATGDFVLCMKYTCKPYFVFYFNPEKNTLQSVEIHGFGAKLESVEDRGEVYAFVDHVEDLSVSDALQLKSSISHIKTLCACCKKVVQRDNIEEEV; encoded by the coding sequence ATGGAGAGAGGGAAAAACATGGAATCGCTTCCAATTGATCTGATCCTCGAGATTTTCACGAGATTGCCGTCGAAGTCAGTCGCTAGGTTTCGTACCCTGTCGAAGCATTGGGCGTCTACGCTTCGGAGTCGAGATTTCAAGAAGCTGTTCCTGGCCAGGTCATCGGCTCGTCCTCGTCTCTTGTTTGCGGTCGAACGATATCAACATAACGAGTGGATCTTCTTCTCGTCGCCTCAGCGATATGAGAAGTCGCTTCCTTTAGATTACCATACCAAGGTCTCAGGAGACGTTAGCAGTTTCGTTTGTAGCTATGCCTCAGGTTTGATCTATATCCCTTTTGTGCGGATCATTGAGAAGGACACTCCTTTGATTTGTAACCCTATCACCGGAATGTATGAGGGATATGAAGTTAGGAAGTACAGCAAGTCTCATggctttttagggtttgatccCATTGATGAGCAATTCAAGGTTTTGGATCAAAATAGCATTCTAACAATAGGATCTGGAGAAGTTAATTGGAGGACTAAGAAGGTCTCTTGTGATCGGTTTcggttgtttgatcgttgttccGCTGCagggatatgcatcaatggggttttgtattactTAGCTATTACATATGGTCTACGATCTTTTGTGATTGTTcgctttgatgttaggtctgaggAGTTCAATATTACCGACGCAGCATGCTTTAATGATCATCTAGAGCATCCTAGTGGATTGAGTTTGGTCAACTCTAATGGTAAATTAGGTGTGGTTAATTGCAATTTTGCTGACGCTGGTGGAAGACGTACCGTTGAGCTGTGTATGTCGGTTTTAGAGGATGTGGAGACACAAGAATGGGTTAAATATGTCTACACTCTGCCGCAGAATGAAGTCCTTGAATCCTGCGAATTTAAAGTTGCTGGAGTGGCGGCAGCTACaggtgattttgttttgtgtatgaaATATACATGTAAGCCCTACTTTGTGTTCTACTTCAACCCTGAAAAGAACACTCTCCAAAGTGTTGAAATCCATGGTTTTGGAGCTAAGCTTGAATCGGTTGAGGATCGTGGTGAAGTTTATGCCTTTGTAGACCATGTCGAGGATCTTAGTGTTAGCGATGCACTGCAACTCAAGTCAAGCATTTCTCATATCAAGACTCTCTGCGCCTGCTGTAAAAAGGTTGTGCAACGTGACAACATCGAGGAAGAGGTATGA
- the LOC104712435 gene encoding F-box protein At3g57590-like encodes MKRAKIMEQLPNDLILEIFSRLPAKSVARFRTLSKQWAALLRSPDFAKLFLTSSSSRPRLLLGAERNGEWLFFSSLQPHNRYEKSSHLDYHTKFSGDVSRNNCSYASGLIYFPNMWFSKDASPVICNPVTGMYESLPDLMRYRKARGFLVIDPIDNKQKQFKVLSEAYPFSDQREHHKILTFGTGELSWRSDIISCPAYDRSLSEGIRINGFLYYLAQKVSEESSCVIVCFDVRSEEFKFIDADCFNDRLDDTTELVLVNYKGKLGGINWKCGQAGERRTIELCMWVLEDVEKHEWVDYVYTLPENEVLDSCDFSIAGVTVRDEVVLCMKYTCKPFYVFYFNPERNTLQSVEIQGFGANLEAFENRGRVYAFVNHAEDLGVNDAEQLKSSISKVKHLCGCCNRVAQPNYHY; translated from the coding sequence ATGAAAAGAGCAAAAATCATGGAACAACTACCAAATGATCTCATTCTCGAGATATTCTCAAGATTGCCGGCGAAGTCAGTCGCTAGATTCCGTACCTTGTCGAAGCAATGGGCGGCTCTGCTTCGCAGTCCAGATTTCGCCAAGTTGTTCCTGACGAGTTCCTCGAGCCGTCCACGTCTCTTACTTGGTGCCGAACGAAACGGTGAGTGGCTCTTCTTCTCGTCGCTTCAGCCACATAACCGTTACGAGAAGTCGTCTCATTTAGATTACCATACAAAGTTCTCCGGAGACGTGAGCCGAAACAATTGTAGCTATGCCTCAGGTTTAATCTACTTTCCTAATATGTGGTTCTCGAAAGATGCATCGCCTGTGATTTGTAACCCTGTCACCGGAATGTATGAGAGCTTACCTGATCTGATGAGGTACAGAAAGGCTCGAGGCTTCTTAGTGATTGATCCCATTGACAACAAGCAAAAGCAATTCAAGGTATTGTCTGAGGCTTATCCATTTTCTGATCAAAGGGAACACCATAAGATTCTGACATTTGGAACTGGTGAATTGAGCTGGAGGAGTGATATCATTAGTTGTCCTGCATATGATCGGTCTTTGAGTGAAGGGATACGTATCAATGGATTTTTGTATTACTTAGCTCAGAAAGTTAGTGAAGAATCGTCGTGTGTGattgtttgctttgatgttaggtctgaggAATTCAAGTTTATTGACGCAGACTGCTTTAATGATCGACTTGATGATACTACTGAGTTGGTTTTGGTCAATTACAAGGGTAAGTTAGGTGGGATTAATTGGAAGTGTGGTCAAGCTGGTGAAAGGCGTACCATTGAGCTGTGTATGTGGGTTCTAGAAGATGTTGAGAAACATGAATGGGTTGACTATGTCTACACTTTGCCGGAGAATGAAGTTCTTGATTCCTGCGATTTTTCCATTGCTGGAGTGACTGTTAGAGATGAAGTTGTTTTGTGCATGAAATATACATGTAAACCGTTCTATGTGTTTTACTTCAATCCCGAGAGGAACACTCTCCAAagtgttgaaatccaaggtTTTGGAGCTAACCTTGAAGCGTTTGAGAATCGTGGTAGAGTCTATGCATTTGTTAACCATGCAGAGGATCTTGGCGTCAATGATGCAGAGCAACTCAAGTCAAGCATCTCTAAAGTGAAGCACCTCTGCGGCTGCTGTAATAGAGTAGCTCAGCCTAATTATCATTACTAA